A region from the Streptosporangium sp. NBC_01756 genome encodes:
- a CDS encoding YbaB/EbfC family nucleoid-associated protein yields MPAAPENDEPTGTGEAAGGMVGAVVGEDGLLATLRLDARAMRFGSMDLADHIVSAVRAAQQDRLERMDEATSAEEGVLPEEFMRRLDDMEAQASHDFARLTSSLDETLRRLEER; encoded by the coding sequence GTGCCTGCGGCACCTGAGAATGACGAGCCCACTGGCACCGGAGAGGCCGCCGGAGGCATGGTGGGCGCCGTCGTGGGTGAGGACGGCCTGCTGGCTACGCTGCGGCTGGACGCGCGGGCGATGCGTTTCGGATCCATGGACCTGGCGGACCACATCGTCTCCGCTGTACGGGCGGCGCAGCAGGATCGGCTGGAGCGGATGGACGAGGCCACGTCCGCCGAGGAGGGTGTCCTCCCGGAGGAGTTCATGCGCCGCTTGGACGACATGGAGGCTCAGGCCTCCCATGATTTCGCCCGATTGACGTCGAGCCTCGATGAGACGCTCCGCCGTCTGGAAGAAAGGTGA
- a CDS encoding ABC transporter ATP-binding protein — protein sequence MSFRYARRGPWVLRDVELTLRAGSVIEVTGRNGAGKSTLLRLLAGIIPPSRGSIADRPRVVGYAPDVFPVDQPFTVTAYLTHLARIRGVSAAGAQELAERLNATHLLDQPLGDLSKGSAQKTGLIQALLAPPDLLILDEPFAGLDEQTRTELPVIIGEIAANGGTVVVSDHQNQLQDFPGADHWLVDGGAVTARSGERPRQAVIEVLVDAAAADEVEQKLRADGHTTRRIS from the coding sequence GTGTCCTTCAGATACGCGCGTCGCGGTCCCTGGGTCCTGCGGGACGTCGAGCTCACCCTCCGCGCGGGTTCCGTCATCGAGGTCACCGGCCGTAACGGCGCGGGCAAGTCCACCCTGCTCCGCCTACTCGCCGGGATCATCCCGCCGTCCAGAGGCTCGATCGCCGACCGGCCCCGCGTCGTCGGCTACGCCCCCGACGTCTTCCCGGTGGACCAGCCGTTCACCGTCACCGCCTACCTCACTCACCTGGCCCGGATCCGGGGCGTCTCCGCCGCCGGGGCACAGGAGCTGGCCGAGCGGCTGAACGCGACGCACCTGCTGGACCAGCCACTCGGCGACCTGTCCAAGGGCAGCGCGCAGAAGACCGGGCTGATCCAGGCGCTGCTGGCCCCGCCCGACCTGCTGATCCTGGACGAGCCGTTCGCCGGGCTGGACGAGCAGACCCGCACCGAACTCCCCGTGATCATCGGCGAGATCGCCGCGAATGGCGGGACGGTCGTGGTCAGCGACCACCAGAACCAGCTCCAGGACTTCCCCGGCGCCGACCACTGGCTGGTCGACGGCGGAGCGGTCACCGCCCGGTCCGGCGAACGGCCGAGGCAGGCGGTCATCGAGGTGCTCGTCGACGCCGCGGCGGCCGATGAGGTCGAACAGAAGCTCCGTGCCGACGGCCACACCACCAGGCGGATCTCGTGA
- a CDS encoding ATP-binding protein yields MVSSAQTPLGKVLPRRAETAVEEALSDTRVTLVTGARQCGKSTLVRLLAKGRAGEWRNLDNPAARQAAIADPAGFVAFPELMVIDEIQRAPELLLAIKEQVDSDPRPGRYLLTGSARILGLRVLPDALPGRMETIELWPFSQGEIDGAADGFMDAIFAEGENLHHTSAVNRAEYAERIVRGGFPEAVARTNVRRRERFLDSYVADLIARDVSRLAEIERPAEMRALIRLLAARSGQLLVAAPLGNGIGLSASTVHRYLSLLEEVFLIKRIPAWSRNLSSRAVGTSKVVFVDSGIAANLLGADSRSLLRPDGAFGPLLEGFVLMELARQLTWSDERVELFHYRTKDKVEVDVVLENRQGRVVGIEVKASSTVRPDDFRGLRHLADRLGDDFAVGVVLYTGTQTLPFGERMRAMPVSALWEVAAPH; encoded by the coding sequence ATGGTCAGCAGCGCACAGACTCCTCTCGGCAAGGTTCTGCCACGGCGCGCCGAAACAGCTGTGGAAGAGGCGCTGTCCGACACCCGCGTGACTCTCGTCACGGGGGCCCGCCAGTGTGGCAAGAGCACCCTGGTCCGGCTCCTCGCCAAGGGGCGTGCGGGGGAGTGGCGTAATCTCGACAATCCGGCAGCCCGTCAGGCCGCGATCGCGGATCCTGCCGGCTTCGTGGCGTTCCCCGAACTCATGGTGATCGACGAGATCCAGCGCGCCCCCGAACTGCTGCTCGCCATCAAGGAGCAGGTGGACTCCGATCCCAGACCGGGTCGCTACCTGCTGACCGGTTCGGCCCGGATACTCGGGCTCCGGGTCCTTCCCGACGCGCTGCCCGGCCGGATGGAGACCATCGAGCTGTGGCCGTTCTCGCAGGGCGAGATCGACGGCGCGGCCGACGGGTTCATGGACGCGATCTTCGCCGAAGGCGAGAACCTCCACCACACGTCGGCGGTCAACCGCGCCGAGTACGCGGAGCGGATCGTCCGAGGTGGATTTCCCGAAGCGGTCGCGCGGACCAACGTCCGCAGGAGGGAGCGATTTCTCGACTCGTATGTCGCGGATCTCATCGCACGTGATGTGAGCCGGTTGGCGGAGATCGAACGGCCAGCGGAGATGCGGGCTCTGATCCGGCTGCTGGCCGCCCGGTCGGGTCAGTTACTGGTCGCCGCGCCCCTGGGCAACGGGATCGGGCTTTCCGCGAGCACGGTGCATCGTTACCTGAGCCTGCTGGAAGAGGTGTTCCTGATCAAGCGAATCCCCGCCTGGTCACGTAACCTCAGTAGCCGCGCGGTCGGAACGTCCAAAGTCGTCTTCGTCGATTCGGGAATCGCGGCGAACCTCCTGGGCGCGGACTCCAGGAGTCTGCTCCGTCCCGACGGCGCCTTCGGCCCGCTCCTGGAGGGCTTCGTCCTCATGGAGCTGGCCCGCCAGCTCACCTGGTCCGACGAGCGCGTGGAACTGTTCCACTACCGCACCAAGGACAAGGTGGAGGTCGACGTCGTTCTGGAGAACCGCCAGGGTCGGGTGGTCGGTATCGAGGTGAAGGCATCGTCGACGGTACGACCGGATGATTTCCGGGGACTACGGCATCTCGCCGACCGTCTCGGCGACGACTTCGCGGTGGGGGTGGTCCTTTACACCGGGACGCAGACGCTCCCGTTCGGGGAGCGTATGCGCGCGATGCCGGTGAGCGCTCTCTGGGAGGTGGCCGCGCCTCATTAG